Proteins from a genomic interval of Gossypium hirsutum isolate 1008001.06 chromosome A09, Gossypium_hirsutum_v2.1, whole genome shotgun sequence:
- the LOC107888885 gene encoding uncharacterized protein — protein MMAGPNPPKQPSSSSNNHRKSRWESSSSSANKNPSSTTADHKSSTKPSPSTRTGPPPSSAAQNKSQSDPNQAHPPFPFPDPAALGPPPPPAYGFHMLERRTIVLYDGSVRSYFALPPDYQDFPTRPILGPRDFGSPSMGFRDNRDYWNSPGDGPGPLKRKYSDEGKDLREEKKEKIYTLGPGGSDRLTGMSSPLGNEETRAAKYMRVGGGYQNNNAGFNHKHLEVDQSALKKAFLHFVKAVFENTGQKKNYLEDGKQGRLQCLACGKSNAKFRSSKDFSDMHGLIMHTYYSDNADLRVDHLGLHKALCVLMGWNYSKPPDNSKAYRFLPADEAVSNQEDLIMWPPVVIVHNTITGKGKDGRMEGLGNKAMDSKLRDLGFGSGKCKSMYGREGHLGITVVKFASDQSGLIDAVRLAEYFEKENRGRKAWSHLQPLTLGKDDDDKNPNLVKVDERNGQKKRIFYGYLGTVADLDKVDFDIRNKVVIESRGEHKGPR, from the exons ATGATGGCGGGACCGAATCCGCCAAAACAACCGTCATCCTCCTCCAACAACCACCGCAAATCCCGCTGGGAATCTTCCTCTTCCAGCGCCAATAAAAACCCCTCCTCCACAACCGCCGACCACAAGTCCTCCACCAAGCCCAGCCCATCCACCAGGACTGGCCCACCTCCAAGCTCCGCTGCTCAAAACAAGTCACAATCCGACCCCAATCAAGCTCATCCACCCTTCCCCTTCCCCGATCCAGCCGCCCTTGGCCCTCCGCCTCCACCGGCTTATGGATTCCACATGCTGGAGCGTCGGACAATCGTCCTTTACGACGGCAGCGTCCGCTCCTACTTTGCTCTCCCGCCCGATTACCAGGACTTTCCTACCCGACCCATACTCGGACCTCGTGACTTCGGTAGCCCATCAATGGGCTTCCGCGATAATCGCGATTATTGGAATTCGCCGGGTGACGGGCCTGGCCCGTTAAAGAGAAAGTACAGCGATGAAGGAAAAGACCTAAGAGAGGAGAAGAAGGAAAAGATCTACACTTTGGGGCCGGGCGGGTCAGACCGCCTAACTGGAATGAGTAGCCCGCTTGGAAATGAGGAAACTAGGGCAGCCAAGTATATGAGAGTTGGTGGgggatatcaaaataataatgcGGGGTTTAATCATAAGCATTTGGAGGTTGATCAAAGTGCTCTAAAGAAGGCGTTTTTGCACTTTGTGAAGGCAGTTTTTGAGAATACGGGGCAGAAAAAGAATTACTTGGAGGATGGTAAACAAGGGCGGCTTCAATGCTTGGCTTGTGGCAAATCTAATGCCAAATTTAG GTCCTCGAAAGACTTCTCTGATATGCATGGTCTGATAATGCACACATACTACTCAGATAATGCTGACTTGCGTGTGGATCACTTAGGCTTACACAAGGCTCTATGTGTGCTAATGGGATGGAACTACTCAAAGCCTCCTGATAATTCAAAGGCCTATCGGTTCTTACCTGCAGATGAAGCAGTCTCAAACCAAGAGGATTTGATTATGTGGCCTCCTGTGGTGATAGTACATAATACAATTACAGGAAAGGGTAAAGATGGGCGCATGGAAGGTTTGGGGAACAAAGCAATGGATAGCAAACTAAGAG ACCTTGGGTTTGGAAGTGGCAAGTGCAAGTCCATGTATGGTAGAGAAGGTCATCTCGGTATTACAGTGGTCAAGTTTGCCAGTGATCAGTCAGGCCTGATCGATGCTGTCAGGCTCGCTGAATACTTTGAGAAGGAAAACCGTGGTCGCAAGGCTTGGTCCCATCTACAGCCTTTGACTTTAGGGAAGGATGACGATGATAAAAATCCCAATCTTGTGAAGGTGGATGAGAGGAATGGACAAAAAAAGAGGATCTTTTATGGTTACCTCGGAACAGTTGCTGATCTGGACAAGGTTGATTTTGACATTCGGAACAAGGTTGTGATTGAGAGTAGGGGAGAGCATAAAGGACCCAGGTAG